TCTTGATGAAATTTAAACTGCTCTAGCTGATGGGAGAGCTGATGTTGTTGTTCTATTGTGTAAGATAATTGTTTGAGCTGATTCATTACAGTGTTATGTAATTTCGGAAGTGAGTTAAATTTGATTTTAATACCAAAATTTTGATAGAGCTTGCAAGGGCTAGAAAGTGGATCATAATAGTTTGTGTTTTTGAGTGCATGATTACAGAACACTTGTTTGCTCAGTAGTTTAACTCCTTTTGATCCTTATATATCACAATTGATCTGAAAATGTTTCTAAAAGTTTGAACTCCGTCGAGGAACCATGGCATATTTTGAGACAATTGAAAAGTATTATCTCGTTGAAAGATTCTATACATGAGAATTTCTTTATTTGCTGTTTCCATATGGTAAATATTTCATCGAACATGGAGTGTGAATCAAATGCATGACTGAATTGAGACCGAGATACAGATGCATGCAATATCTTCCCTTCGTTGGTTTGCATTCATCCCAAAGAAGTCCTTAAAGAATTATGATATCTGCAATTATTGTCGGAAAATGTTCAGGAGTTGGCTGTTGCAGCTTTGGATATATACTAAAAGGAGCATATCAGCCTTCACCATAAATTGATCAAGCTGGATCCAGTCCCCCAGATATGGTACTTGAGATCTTTCATGTGCATGCACTGTGTTCATAAGATTTACGTTTGGTTCCATGCACATAAGTTGTGtggtttgtgatgatttttttattttttaaattgtaAAAATGTATACTTTCATGTTGTCTTTTCTGGTTGTGTTTTCTATTGACTAAAATTTGCCATGACAAtggttttttaaatattttatgaaaatattttttttttattaccaaATTGATGAGAGGACCAATGTTGTTGTCTTTCTTTAGTAAGTTAATTGTTTCCGATGATTCACGTCCACGATCCATGGTCTATAATTGCTGTTGTGAATTGAATACGATGCTTTTGTGATGTATTTGAAGTACAATGTTAGAGGGCAGTTTGCAAGTGTTCGTGGGTTGTTTAAGTTGCTGAGGAGTTACGATTTCTACAAGTATTAGAACATGTAAACACATTGGCCTACTTTCAAATCGATCAAGCTAGAAATAGCCCAAGATTTATGTAGACTAGCTACTGAGGATATCACATGTATGCATTAGGTTTGATCATGTAGTCATCTTTGGATAAGATTTATTATAGATCTGATTGGATTATAATCATAGTTATCAACCAATAAAAAAGAAGTCCAATTATGATAAGATTTTTTAGAAGATGATTTTGATGAGAGGGACGGTTCTATTTATTTATCAAACTCTTCGTTTATAAATGGGTATGATATCAAAAGAATTTTAGATCTATTCATCTTttgaatcattatttcaatcttgtattaatattatttttgaatcAATTTGTGATGTATTATGTCCGATCTCTGAATTTATTCCTCCATGCTCATTGCTCCCTTACGGGCTATGTAATATAGGTGAAATCATGAAAAAAGTATGCTGCTCGTATTTGTTCATTAGGCTATTGTTGGCGGCTTCGTgtcaataataatattattgagGGTGACAGCCTTCATTGGTCATCGACCTAATCATGGGCAATAGTTGTAGGGATGGTAGTGTTGTGGCATGTAGTGACGACTACCTATGTGCAATAGCCTAGATGCTACGATAGTTTATCTTGGTCATCGTCGCTTCACGTGCAACGAGGTCACTACATAAGGTAACAACTCTATTGGGCACTACGTTTGATCGACGATTGTAGTGATGCTACTGCGATAACATTTGTTAGCCACGATCGACATCAACGGGACACCGGAAGCTAGGGTCACCCAACAACTATGTGACAGTCGTAGGGGTCACTGGTTGACTGTGAACACATGCACGATTGATAAGGACTCACACGATAGTGATAGTGGAATGTTGCGACAGTCGTAGGTGTCGTCGATCGACGACGAAGGGAGTTCAGGCTATCGATGCTGTAGGAGATAAACTATGGCACACTATGGTAGCTGCAAGACTTGCATAGAATGCTACAgttgagggaaaaaaaaagattagagttTTTTTTAACCTattaaaagattattttatcCTTATAATCTTTTTTAATTCCAATCGGTGTCCTCTCGATAGTTCAGCTCTTCAAAAATTAGATATTTTTGGTATATATCATGACAGAAATAAAACTCTAACATATAGCTATGAAGCATTAGCTATTGATGCATCTTTCTGTAACTATTATTTTTGTTGTACAATTTATATTATGAGTGGTTGACGCATTACTTGTCGTGATTTTAGTTAGTTCATAGTTTTTGTTTTATTAAATGTTAGTCAAATAAAGTAAATCAAAATATTTGTCATTTTTCTATTGGGATAATATTAATCACATGAGCATTCTTCCACTGTTCAACAAGTTAGGTGGACGTTTTTGCTGTCTGCATTTTGGAATGCCAAAACAAAAGATGTTTATGCTCCATGAGCAAAAGAGACGTAGGGCAACAAAGCTTACCATTTTACTTATCTTAATAAAACACACAAAAATTATGCTGTAGTTGTTGAAAGTCTCATCGGCAATCTAATTTTCATGAGcaagatttcttttcatgagCAATCGTCACTGAAACTGTATTCTGCTCCATAATTGATGCCGGAGAAATTCCCAAAACATGTTATCAATCTATTCGAAAACTCACGACAAATTTATGAGTAACATAATGTTGATGGTAAGATGGTTTCCGTGAAAAGGGAATGCATCCATTAGCAGATGCTTACAGGATGAGGCAGAGTGTTTGGAGCAGTTTACCTGTCTCATTCATACATTACAAGATGAGATCCTTCTTACGGTTCAAAATCTAGTATGCTGGTGATTGTTCCCAGATTAGTGACATCGAATGTATTCTCGACAAAGATTGTGCTACTTCTTCCATGCTTGGCCGACTACCTGCATCCCTCCTCAGACATCTCTCGATCAATCTAACCATCTCAAGACCTAAATCTGAAGGATATTTGCCTGCCAGCAGAGGATCCATGAAGCTTCCAAGCTTCTCCAtggcatctcctcctcctcctccttcgctaACCATGGTGACCAACGCATTCCATGAGAACTTATCCCCTCTCTGTGTTTCCGAGCCATCTCTCCCGGTGATCGTCTCCATCATCACCACGCCGAAAGCATACACGTCGAGCTTGGGAGACACCAGTCCGTGCTCCAGATACTCCGGCGCCAAGTAGCCCTTCGTCCCCACGATATGCCTCGTCAACACGAACTCGCCGTCTCTTCCCTCCGACGCCCTCGCCATCCCGAAGTTGGCCACCTTCGCCCGCATCGTCTGGTCCAGCAGAATGTTGCTGCTCCTGATGTCCTTGTGCACGTACGCCGGCTCGGTGTAGCTGTGGAGGTAGCTGACGCCATTGGCGACGTCCACAGCTATCTGCATCCTCTGAACCcagctcagcaccttggaaccggaTGTGTCGAAGATCCAGTGGCTTAAAGGCCCGTTATCGGCGTACTCGGATACGAGGAACCACTGGCCTTGGTTGAAGCTGATGCCAGAGAGCTTGATCAGATTGAAATGGTTGATCTTCTTCAGTACCTCGACTTCCTTGGACACATCCCCATTTATGACCTTCACTGCAGCTGCATCCCCATTAAACATGCCTCTGTAAACTGATCCTTCGATGAGGCACTCGTAGCTAAAGTTCTCTGTTGCGAACTGCAACTCCTCGAACTTGTACACTCTCAAGGCGTGCCCGATCTCGGATATCATCGTCTTTACGTCTTCTGATGCTTCTTTCTCGTAGGATTCCACGTCTGATGATTTGCCATATGCTGTTCCGTAGGTGGTTGAATCATTGGAAGGAAGAGCTTCGCCTACCTTCTTCTTCTTGGCCTTAGCGGCAACACAGTAGATCGCGACAAGCGCAGCCAGGGCGAGAGCGCCCGCGGCGACTCCGATCCCGGCGTAAAGACCGGCGTGGCTGGAGCTGTTCCCAGCCGGAGGGGGAGCGGCGGGAGGTGACTgcagcggcggcggaggcggaggggCCGCGAGCTGGGACGTGTTGGGCTGGCTCCGTAGGGGGATGAGGAGGGTCGTGAAGGGGTAGATGTTGGTGCCCGATATCTCGTTTGCTTCTTCGATGCTCTGCTGGTCCACCCCAAACCTGCTGCTTATGCCGAAGATGGTGTCGCCGTTATCCACCAGGTAGCTCAGCAGGTACTTCACGCCACTGGAGGTCTGATTGCTGGTAGGACAAGCACACCGAAGAGGCACAGTGATCTCAACGCCGGCAAACAACTTGGTGGTGCCATTGAGGCTCTGGTTCATGATGGATTGGCAGGTGGAGAGACTCTGATAGGTGTTGTTGGCTACGACAAGAGCAGTATCACCAGATTGTACCAGATAGGAGGAATTGAGCTGGTAGTATGCACCTGAGCAAGAGCAGTTGACAGGGACCACCACCTTGGTGCCGGTGGGGAAGGTGGCGATCGGGCTTACGGAGTTGGCCTGGGAGAGCTCGGACGGGTGGGAGCTCAACAAGGAGGAGATGGAGACCACGGAATTATATGGGGGCTGGGAGTGGAAGGTGAGGAAGGCCTGGCAATTGGGTTGGCTGTTGCAGAAGTAGCCAAGGAGAGAGGAGGAGTTGTGTTGGGTCTCGCAGTCTGTGGTGAGAAGGCCTTCGTAGGGTTGCTGGGCATGGAGAACAGGAAGGAGGGAAGGTAagaggacgaagaagaagagaagggtgaGAGATTGAGAAGCCATGGAGATTGGGGAAAGGGAGAAACACCATGAAGGCATTTTAATGATGCGAGTGGTGGAAGAAAGAGGAGTTGTGCTTTCCTTTCTCTGTCTTCCAAGGAGCGAAGAGTCTAATAATTTGGTGTTGACTTTGACTAAGATAGACAGATGAAGCCGAAGAGGAGGGGACTGTGCCGAGTCCTGTCACTCTCAGGCAATGTGCCAAGCGGTTGTTCGCATGATGCATTGCAGACTATTAGTTATGACTTGGAAAGAGAATTAAGTTGGATAATATGATGATTTCTTCTCGATCGATTGCATGGCAACATATCATATTAGATTGTCAATTTGATAGGAGTTGGATTCAACACAAGCATTTCTTTCTGTAAGTTATTTAGAAAATAAAGATTTTAAGaacacaaaaaaagaaataacAGAATGACTTTTATTGGTAATgaatctctctctcctcctcctgctgCATAAACACTAGTTTTGATGCTACATTCTCTCTCTTTTCCGTTCTCAAAAACTTCAATATGACatttattttagatatttctCGGTGCGGCTTTACTGCTGTCTCGATCCAGAGACGCAACACGAAACAAGCGATCGTCGACGCTGGGTCTGGGAAAGGGCCCGCAGGTCTCTATGCGGGTCCCACCGTTTCCGGGGGGGCGCTCGGCAAGACGTCGACGGAGGGGCGTTTCCGCCACCTAATCAACGTTTCATGGTCCCACCAGCCTTCCGCGCATCCTGTCATTTGGGGCCCACGCGGCAGGTCAAGTCAACGGATCGGGTGGGACCCACACGGTTTTACAAGATCCTTCCCGCTTGGGGTTGGGGTATGGTGAATAACTTAACTCGGAAGCACATCCGGATGGAGATTCGTTAATTAAAATATTCCGAATGGCTCAAAGCATGTTGGTAAGATTAAAGCCAAGTACGCTCTCAATAGAAAAGCCGATAATGATACACTACACATTCGATCTCATCTATTAATTTTCCGAGGACTTAATTCTTTCACATCGTAGGTAGGTAAGTgttgtttaattattttttaagtaaatcgattttttttttttttgacacaaAGTTGATTGCATCCCTTAAAGTGATCGATTAGCCATGTTATGTTATAAGATCATCACATTCTCAAATTGATTGTATTGTCAAGTCGATTCGATCATACCTTCAATTTATATTTATACTTAATGAATGATGTTTTGTTTTAAAGATTGTCTTCGGACCAACTAAACTATTGACTTTTCTATAATTTATTTGAGCCTATTATAATTCGTTTGAAACATAATCGAACCCTATCAAAGCTCAATCATTTCATCAATGATTTGGTCAGACAACTTCCTTTGCTTCTTCATCACTTCTGTTTTACCCTAAAACACAAGCATTTTGTAATAAGCCACTTttgaaaacaatatatatatagtaggtgaaaGACGCAGTTTAGAATCAATTAGTTATATACATGACAAAGCAAAATTAATAAAAGTCATTTGAAAATTACAATAgaacatttatatatatgtatatatagttaaTCATTTCGATATgtcaacatcaaagaagaaaaataccttaaacatttttttaatgataaataaggcTTACGATTAGGAAGATGTTGCATGTGACACATGAACCTGTGCCATTCTATTTCTTCTTCTGCCTTCAATGATGCTGCAGCTGCTGGAAATTGGGTAAGAACTGGTGAAGATCATACGTGAGAAGTAGTCAAGAGGAGGATCTGGTCTTGCTTTCATCgttgaacaaaaacaaaaaataaataggaGAACACTTTGTTGCTATGATTAAATTTCTACTTTAAATAATGTTGGAATGGAGAATACTTATCTCACCTTCTCATAATTTGTCAGGTTGGCAGGTATTTTTTTCTGGATTTATTGTGAAAAATAAGTTTAGTTACAAGTTTACTTGAAGAACAAGTTTGGTTGGTTAATAAGAAATTTAAATTTGAAGATATTTCTGCTTGAAAAAAAGAAACCtctataaattataaatagataTCCAACAATCATCCATATCAAAATCTAATAAATAGATACAATATTCATTAAATCGAATATAAAATACAAAATAACATAATAGAGGATACTACTAAATACTAAATAGTCGAACAACACATAACTTGTACAAGTGGGACACATCACATGAACCGCGAACGTAGAGCATCTAAGTTTCTCCACGTCAGACGCTACCAAACTGTCGGCCGCGAGCAGCGACGAGGCGACGTGGCAGTCATCTCTTTACATGTGTCCAAAAGGTGACCGACACGTTTCCGCACCACGTGGAGTTCTTCCACCAGAAGGAAGGAGCTCTCCAGACGCCAAGGCTTGACAAGTCGTGCACGAAGGCTTTCTTTCTTCCTCCCGATGGGCCATTCTGAGAATGACTTCCACTGCATACGCTGCTCGCTGCAGGAGATCCACGAAGCCGACGTCAATCCGCCCACCCCCTTCGCCGTCCACCTGCATTAAAGAACAAAGAAAGTGTGTGTGATCCATCCGTGACCAAATCCATATGTATTTATTATCTGTATGATGGGACGAGACAAAGCATATTTGACTAAATCCTCCTAATCGGCATGTTCCTCTTCATTGATTAGCTGTGCCAAACGGTGATCGATCCAATTTTGATGTTTATTTGTTTGGTTTAAAGTTAATTAGCTTAGTTGTAGAGACAACATCAGATGGCTCCATCCAGAATAAATAGTTCCTCATATTggattgatataactcatttctagtCAGATTCTTAACCTCATCTCCTATGATTTTTGATACCTTTGGGTAACCATTAACTCTATCACATAGAGGGCTTTGACCCTTATGAATGAATGAGACCTATCTTTATCTTTCTGAAGGTATAGGATTATATTTTCCTCTCTCACTGATGGAACTCTTGTTGTTGGTTGTTCACATTGCAAAGCTCACAACTCTTTATGGCTGAAACACTTATCCTAGTGGAGGAGACCTTATTAAAGCATGCCAAGATCATGCATTGAAGGCATCTATCTTTGGGTTCTGTCCCTTAGTTTCTTTATGATATCGAAAAATATTTATTAGATATTCTCTAGGTTTCTTGTTTCAGTTATATTACTGGATGGATCGCTTTCaggttctttttttttgtgtataaagtaattattattattattatttttatgttgcATACTACAAAATAAAAATTTCACATAAACCCGAAAAGTCAGAGAAAGCGACGCCGTTGACCGAATCATCTGAGAAAACAACTCATGGGTGATCGGTTTTCAGGACCCACATTTCTGGCTGCATCCCAAACGGTCGGGGTGACTCGACCCGTTAGGAAGCCAAAGTCTTCACGGGTTCGGTTCTCCAACACCGATATTAGTGTCTCCAAATCCAGATCGTCTATTTCTCCTATGATTAGACTCCGGATCTGCCGGGGCTCCACTTCTGGGGTTGCTCTTCCCCTCGATCGCTGGGTCTTCTTCGGTTTCGGCTCAAAGGCGAGAGCTTTTTCCTTTGGTTAGGTGTTGCTGTTCCTACGATGGTGCCGGAGGGCGGGGAGTCGCTGGCGATCGGGGCCATTTCCGGGGGGAGATCGGGGAAGGGGCGGCGGCTGTGGAAGAAGGTGAAGTACCAATTGGTGGAGTACCATTCGTTGCCCGGCTATCTCAAGGACAACGAGTACATCCTAGGGTACTACCGTTCCGAGTGGCCGTTGAAGCAGATCCTCCTCAGCATTTTTACCGTCCATAACGAGACCCTCAACGTCTGGACGTAAGATTCCCACTGAGAATTCCATAAAGATTTGATCTTTGCTTCCTTTTTCATCTTAATCTTTTCTCTGTTCGTCTTTCTCCTTTCCCTTCTGTTGGATCTTTTCTATTGTGTATTTACGAAATCTTGATTTGATGCCATTGATCACAGACTTGCGATTCCATTCCAATCGCAAATGATGATTGAATTAGAATGGTAGACGTAATTTTGGGGCATGAAGTTTGTTTTTTTGCTCATTAATTAGGTGGCAATTCTAATCCAACCCATGTCGTATAGGACAAAGCATGAACGATCTGATGAAGGGTTTGTCCGATATGATGAGGCCCTGCATAAATAATCTATTTTTGGTAAATAGATTGTAATTTTACGAACAACTGTTCCTAATAACATCGCAGATAGGGCTTGAAGGTGCTTTTTAGTAATAAAGCAATTGCAATCATCTTTGGTTCAAAGTATGTCCTGAATGAGATAACTACGATCAAGAAAATGTTGTTATTAATTATTCTGAATTTATCACTTAAAAGAAGATTATGTCAATTTAGATTATCATGGAAGCATTTTGATCTTTGAATAGTGAATGTTAGTGTACTTTTATTCAATGATAATTTCAACGAAAACAGGAATTccctcaactttctctttttaaggGAGTACTACCAATTACCAATTTCCTGAAGGTAGGATTGTACATGATATGTGGGACCGCCCCTTTCCAACCGGAAGAGCGGGCACTGCAGGCTCATGAACAACGACTTTCAAAAGGG
The DNA window shown above is from Musa acuminata AAA Group cultivar baxijiao chromosome BXJ2-4, Cavendish_Baxijiao_AAA, whole genome shotgun sequence and carries:
- the LOC103980361 gene encoding lysM domain receptor-like kinase 4, whose protein sequence is MPSWCFSLSPISMASQSLTLLFFFVLLPSLLPVLHAQQPYEGLLTTDCETQHNSSSLLGYFCNSQPNCQAFLTFHSQPPYNSVVSISSLLSSHPSELSQANSVSPIATFPTGTKVVVPVNCSCSANNTYQSLSTCQSIMNQSLNGTTKLFAGVEITVPLRCACPTSNQTSSGVKYLLSYLVDNGDTIFGISSRFGVDQQSIEEANEISGTNIYPFTTLLIPLRSQPNTSQLAAPPPPPPLQSPPAAPPPAGNSSSHAGLYAGIGVAAGALALAALVAIYCVAAKAKKKKVGEALPSNDSTTYGTAYGKSSDVESYEKEASEDVKTMISEIGHALRVYKFEELQFATENFSYECLIEGSVYRGMFNGDAAAVKVINGDVSKEVEVLKKINHFNLIKLSGISFNQGQWFLVSEYADNGPLSHWIFDTSGSKVLSWVQRMQIAVDVANGVSYLHSYTEPAYVHKDIRSSNILLDQTMRAKVANFGMARASEGRDGEFVLTRHIVGTKGYLAPEYLEHGLVSPKLDVYAFGVVMMETITGRDGSETQRGDKFSWNALVTMVSEGGGGGDAMEKLGSFMDPLLAGKYPSDLGLEMVRLIERCLRRDAGSRPSMEEVAQSLSRIHSMSLIWEQSPAY